One Solea solea chromosome 5, fSolSol10.1, whole genome shotgun sequence genomic window carries:
- the nudt19 gene encoding nucleoside diphosphate-linked moiety X motif 19, with translation MNTTSLTRWKEAATLILAAGRQLVAGSQSSGSLQKAASASPLADRSCAVSHLLHSSFDYEVLLLKRSGKSRFMPSAYVFPGGVVDASDFSSEWLDIFSSFKNVSDFGLRSVEQAPESRPPIFATNRMKLGSPIPGEVAFRICALRETFEESGVLLVLSKMEVGSLLESLKDRRYNDQAPPCQTNVLSSSDLTKWRALVNQNPSNFIRMCRELEVLPNIWALHEWSNWLTPAGKYGGKRFDTAFFICCLQEAPHTLQDQREIVHYQWSTPSEVLQSSQAQELWIPPPQFYEFSRLCRFPLLSDLHVFASQRAIKGCEHWLPVVFLKDDHYISLLPGDKLYPLDGSEDIQLDKPEEEPALHRIVVMSSNSLALQITIQPKYDHVLPVIIPPLSHDPQSQL, from the exons ATGAACACCACCAGTCTAACGCGCTGGAAGGAGGCGGCTACTCTCATTTTAGCCGCAGGCCGCCAGCTCGTTGCGGGCAGTCAGTCGTCAGGGTCGCTGCAGAAAGCCGCTTCAGCTTCCCCGCTGGCTGACCGCAGCTGCGCGGTGTCACACCTGCTGCACTCCTCCTTTGATTATGAGGTGTTGTTGCTCAAACGCAGCGGAAAAAGCCGATTTATGCCCAGTGCCTATGTGTTTCCCGGGGGTGTGGTGGACGCCTCGGACTTTTCCAGTGAGTGGCTGGACATTTTCTCGTCTTTCAAGAACGTTTCAGACTTTGGCTTGAGAAGTGTCGAACAAGCGCCGGAGAGCAGACCTCCCATCTTCGCCACAAACCGAATGAAACTGGGCTCTCCTATCCCTGGAGAGGTCGCCTTCAGGATCTGCGCCCTGAGGGAGACGTTTGAGGAGAGCGGTGTTCTGCTGGTTCTGTCTAAAATGGAAGTGGGAAGTTTGTTGGAAAGTTTAAAGGACAGACGTTACAACGACCAAGCGCCTCCCTGTCAAACAAACGTGCTGAGCAGTAGTGACCTCACTAAGTGGAGAGCTCTGGTGAACCAGAACCCCTCCAATTTCATCCGGATGTGCAGAGAGCTGGAGGTGCTGCCCAACATCTGGGCTTTACATGAATGGAGCAACTGGCTGACCCCAGCGGGCAAGTACGGTGGTAAGAGGTTTGACACAGCCTTCTTCATCTGCTGCCTGCAGGAGGCCCCGCACACTCTGCAGGACCAGAGGGAAATCGTGCATTATCAG tgGTCCACACCGTCAGAGGTCCTGCAGAGCTCCCAGGCACAGGAGTTGTGGATCCCGCCGCCACAGTTCTATGAGTTTAGCCGCCTGTGTCGCTTCCCCCTCCTTAGTGACCTTCATGTCTTTGCCAGCCAGCGTGCCATAAAGGGCTGCGAGCACTGGCTGCCTGTAGTTTTCTTAAAAGATGACCACTACATCTCACTGCTTCCAG GTGACAAGCTGTACCCATTGGACGGCTCAGAGGACATTCAGCTGGACAAGCCAGAGGAAGAACCTGCACTACACCGCATTGTGGTCATGAGTTCAAATAGTTTAGCGCTTCAGATCACCATCCAGCCTAAATACGACCACGTGCTTCCAGTTATCATCCCACCCTTGTCACATGACCCTCAAAGTCAGCTTTGA
- the si:ch73-167i17.6 gene encoding regulator of G-protein signaling 9-binding protein, giving the protein MGKEECKTMLDALNKVTACYRHLVIALGSTSDSQNLREELKRTRKKAQELAVANRTKLTSLLKDKSISKDDRAEYERLWVLFSSSMDLLEVDMKRSLEIGQDFPLKVPTRHLIQTGMTGGTTAVAARAMSVQNMKYELDSNIDTTDLRELQSEICQVSQMMEEMEMKVQVAPWAVEAKQEAGAELKSNMSVGNSSVGVISICEDEPKEEDGGGNRDTGFASICAVVGFFIIVTVAVVLGYLVINMS; this is encoded by the coding sequence atGGGGAAAGAGGAGTGTAAAACAATGCTGGACGCCTTGAACAAAGTGACCGCCTGCTATAGGCATTTGGTCATCGCCCTAGGAAGCACCTCGGACTCGCAGAACCTACGGGAGGAGCTGAAGAGGACCCGCAAAAAGGCCCAGGAGCTGGCCGTGGCCAACAGGACTAAGCTGACCTCTCTGCTTAAAGACAAGAGCATCAGCAAAGATGACCGGGCCGAGTACGAGCGCCTCTGGGTGCTGTTCTCCAGCAGCATGGATCTGCTGGAGGTGGACATGAAAAGGTCCCTGGAGATAGGGCAGGATTTCCCCCTCAAGGTGCCTACGAGGCACCTCATCCAGACGGGTATGACCGGCGGCACCACCGCCGTGGCGGCCCGGGCCATGAGTGTGCAGAACATGAAGTATGAGCTGGACAGCAACATCGACACGACGGACCTCCGGGAGCTGCAGTCCGAGATCTGCCAGGTGAGCCAGAtgatggaggagatggagatgaAGGTGCAGGTAGCGCCGTGGGCCGTGGAGGCGAAGCAGGAGGCGGGCGCGGAGCTCAAGTCCAACATGAGTGTGGGCAACTCCTCCGTGGGTGTCATCTCCATCTGCGAGGACGAGCCCAAAGAAGAAGACGGTGGAGGCAACAGGGACACTGGCTTTGCATCCATCTGCGCCGTGGTCGGATTCTTTATCATCGTTACTGTCGCTGTGGTTCTAGGATATCTGGTCATCAACATGTCCTGA